The following are encoded in a window of Symbiobacterium terraclitae genomic DNA:
- a CDS encoding terpene cyclase/mutase family protein, with translation MDRQDTLALEYILQHGTTWEQWRAKRLTGSAEPPPAGWAERQNPDGGWRSREFNSPVSNMGSTSVSLMRMIWSGLADTPECRATVAFLRRTQQEDGRWTEDPAQYGANPPEWNRPGDLHVDLWETANNAACLCALGLAGDPVTERAVAWMEANRREDGRFPGYLSTTHAMAAVYHMRGQARAAERYLDDSLRFLRQYRHEPWFDVMDLTWALILWGLAGLDTRAEAVRAYRDELLQRRGAEGVWTSRYPGCDAQYTLEALEILKALS, from the coding sequence GTGGACAGGCAGGATACCCTGGCACTCGAGTACATTCTCCAACACGGTACGACATGGGAGCAGTGGCGGGCGAAGCGGCTGACGGGGTCCGCGGAGCCGCCCCCGGCCGGTTGGGCGGAGCGGCAGAACCCGGACGGCGGCTGGCGGAGCCGGGAGTTCAACAGCCCCGTCTCCAACATGGGCTCCACGAGCGTCAGCCTGATGCGGATGATCTGGAGCGGGCTGGCCGACACGCCGGAGTGCCGGGCCACGGTAGCGTTCCTGCGGCGGACGCAGCAGGAGGATGGGCGGTGGACGGAGGATCCCGCACAGTACGGCGCGAACCCGCCCGAGTGGAACCGGCCCGGCGACCTGCACGTGGACCTCTGGGAGACCGCCAACAACGCGGCCTGCCTGTGTGCACTGGGACTGGCCGGCGACCCGGTCACCGAGAGGGCCGTCGCCTGGATGGAGGCCAACCGGCGGGAGGACGGGCGTTTCCCCGGTTACCTGTCCACCACGCACGCGATGGCGGCCGTCTACCACATGCGGGGACAGGCGCGCGCGGCGGAGAGGTACCTTGACGATTCGCTGCGGTTCCTGCGGCAGTACCGACATGAGCCGTGGTTCGATGTGATGGACCTTACCTGGGCCCTGATCCTGTGGGGGCTCGCAGGGCTCGACACCCGGGCGGAGGCCGTGCGGGCCTACCGGGACGAGCTGCTGCAGCGGCGGGGAGCCGAAGGCGTATGGACCAGCCGCTATCCGGGGTGCGACGCGCAGTATACGCTGGAGGCGCTGGAGATTCTGAAGGCGCTGAGCTGA